GCAGACCGAGTCCCTCGACATCGCGGTGCCGGACGCGGGCTGCTTCGCGCAGATCGACCTCTACCGCGGCGCGGTGAAGTTCGACGGCAAGCTCGACGCCGACGACGGCTTCCAGCACGGCGACCTGCCCGCGGGCCCGGACCGTACGGTCATCAAGGACAAGCTGATCGCGGCCTGGAACGGCGGTACCAAGAACTGCACGACGCCTCCGGCCACGGAGGAGCCGCCGTCCACCCCGACCCCGCCCCCGTCGACCCCTGAGGAGCCCACCGAGCCCTCGACGCCGGTCGAGGAGACGACGACGCCTCCGGCGACCGAGCCCCCGGCCACGGAGACTCCGTCCACCGAGACCCCGACCCCGTCCCCCTCCGAGTCCACCACCGCCCCGGCTCCCCAGCCGAACGGCGGCGGCGACAACCTCGCGGAGACGGGCGGCAGCAGCGCGACCGGCCCGATCGCGATCGGTGCCGCGGTGCTCCTGGCGGGCGGCGCCGGGATCGTCCTGGCGACGCGACGCCGGCGGGCGGCTCGCTCGTAAGCAGCGCCGGCCGAATGCTTGATCGCCGGACGGGCATGTTCAGCCCGTCCGGCGTTCGGGCTATGAGCGGATCTTGAGCTTGAGCGCCGACTGTCGTGCCAGGCTCGCCCGTACGGCCGAACACCACATGCCACCTGCGGAAACCGGCCGGAAGAATCGCTTGCGGTGGGGGCGCCGACGTCTGTCGTGAGGCCGTGAGGAGTTCCGCCGACGATGAGCAGGTCAAGGAAGTCAGCCGCCCTGGTGGGCATAGCCGTGGCGGGCGCGATCGCCGCCCTGTGCGGTCCTTCGCCCGCCGCCGCCTACGCCGGTGAGCCCGGCCGTGAGTTGTGGGGTGCCGTGACCATCGGGCCGGGGCGGGAGGGGGTCGTAGAGGTCACGGGGTACGCGGGGCCGCCGTTGGCTGCCGGGTCGGCGTTGACGTTGAGGGCGCCGGACGGGGTCGCCGTGACGGGCGTGCCGCTCGACGCCCAGGGTTACCGGGGTGCCCTCGCCCGGGACGGGGGCAGTGGGACGTACACCTTCACGGGTTCTGCGGCGGCGCAGGCCTGGCGGGGCCGGGCCTTCCCCTTCGTCCTGGCCGTGCCCGCGGACGCCGTGCCGGGCACGCGGTTGCGGGGCTGCGCGCTGCGGCTCACCGACGCGAGCGGTGCGGTGCGGGAGCGGGGCGCGTGCGCGGTGACCGTCGGCCTGCCCGAGCCGACGCTGACCCGCCCCCAGTCGGGGGTGCCGTTGCCCGACCGGCCGGAGGTCTCCGGTACGGCCTATCCGGGCGCCCAGGTAACCGTGCGGGACGCGATCGAGAACGAGGTCTGCGCGACGACCGCCGCGCCCGACGGCACCTGGTCGTGCGTGCCGGGGCCGGCGCTCGCGGCCGGCGCGGGGCGGCTTCAGGCGACCGCTTCCCTCAACGGCGTCAGTGCGATGAGCGAGCAGATTCAGATCGTGGTGGCGGGCGGGGCGGCGAAGGCGCTGTCCAAGTCCGGGCGATGAGTTTTAGGTGCGGCTCGGGTCCCCATGTCGTGAGTACTCCTGGAACCGAGCCTCAGCTCGTGCATCTCGACCCGGCGACGACAGCGGTCATCCGTGGCGTCGTCCCGATGGACCGGCTGAGGGACTTCTTCGACGCCTCCTTCCGCACCCTGGCCCTGACCATCGACGCGCAGCGGATCGTCGTAGCGAGCCCTGCCTTCTGCATCCACCACGGACTTCCCGGACACGGTCATCCCGAGCACGGACTCCCCGGACACGGACTTCCCGGCGAGAACCTCGACCTCGAGGTCGGCTTCGCCACGGATCGGGCCGTCCGGCCCCAGGGCGACGTCGTCGCCGGGTCGCTGCCCGGAGGCCTGGTCGCGCGCCTGACGCACATCGGACCGTACGACGCCCTCGGAGCCTCCTGGGAGCGACTGCACTCCTGGCTGCGGGCACAAGGGCTGTCCGCCGGAGAGAACAGGTGGGAGACCTACGTCACCCGGCCCACCCCGGAGATGGATCCGCGTGAGCTGCGCACCGAGCTCAACTGGCCGGTGGCGCACTGAGGGATCCGAGGGATCCGAGGGATCCGGCCGGGTTCGGCTCAGGTCACGATCGCCATCTCGTGCGGGGTGGTGTTCAGGCGCCGCCCGCCGGTCTCCGTGCACGTCACCACGTCCTCGATGCGGACGCCGAAGCGCCCCGGGAGGTAGACGCCGGGCTCGATGGAGAAGCACATGCCGGGGGCGAGGGGCTGCCGCTCGCCCTCCACCAGGTACGGCGGCTCGCGCGTGGTGACGCCGATGCCGTGGCCGGTGCGGTGCACGACGTACTCGCCGTAACCCGCGTCCTCGATCACCCCGCGCGCCACCCGGTCGATCTCCTCGCAGGGCACGTCGGGACGCACGGCCTCGAAGGCCGCCTGCTGCGCGGCACGGACGATCTCGTGGACCTGCCGCTCCTCGTCCGTCGGCGCCCCCACGTGGACCGTGCGGGTGGTGTCGGCGCCGTAGCCGTCCTTCAGGCCGGCGAAGTCCAGGACCACCATGTCGCCGACGGCGATCGTGCGCTCGGCCGCCCGGTGGCGCGGGTTCGCGCCGTTCGGCCCGGAGCCCACGACGGTGAAGTCGACCTGGCTGTGGCCGTGCCGCCGAAGGAGGTGGGCGAGGTCGGCGGCCAGTTCGGTCTCACGGCGACCGGTGAACCGTACGGAGAGGATCTCCTCGTACACCGCGTCCGCCGCCGCCCCGGCCGCCGCCAGTCGCGCCACCTCGTGCTCGTCCTTGATCGCCCGCAGCATCGGCAGCGCGGTGGTCAGCGGCCGGTACGTGGCCGACGGCAGCGCCTCCTGGAGGCCGAGCAGGTGCGGCGCCCAGGTCGAGTCGGAGATGCCGTAGCGGCCGTGCGGGCGCAGCAGCCCCGCCGCCGCGGCGTACGGATCCTGGCCGTGCCCCCAGGCCGATATCCGCAGCGCCCCCGCGCCCGGCGCCGCCTCCGCGTCCGGGCGCTCCGACGCCGGGACCAGCAGGCGGGGTTCGGAGCCGGCGGCCAGGACGAGCAGGGTGAGGCGCTCGGTGGGCGTGGCCGGACGGTAGCCGCACAGCCGGAGCAGGTCGGGGCCGGGGGCGATCAGCAGTCCGGTGAGTCCGGTGGCGGCGGCGTCGCGGGCGGCGCGGTCCATCCGGGCCGCGTAGTCCTGCTCGGTGAAGGCCACCGGGGTGACCGGGGGGTCGGTCATGGTCCTGCCTCGCCGTCGTCCGGGTGTCCGCGCACCGCTCAGTACCGCACCGCCCGCCCCACCA
The nucleotide sequence above comes from Streptomyces sp. NL15-2K. Encoded proteins:
- a CDS encoding M24 family metallopeptidase, which codes for MTDPPVTPVAFTEQDYAARMDRAARDAAATGLTGLLIAPGPDLLRLCGYRPATPTERLTLLVLAAGSEPRLLVPASERPDAEAAPGAGALRISAWGHGQDPYAAAAGLLRPHGRYGISDSTWAPHLLGLQEALPSATYRPLTTALPMLRAIKDEHEVARLAAAGAAADAVYEEILSVRFTGRRETELAADLAHLLRRHGHSQVDFTVVGSGPNGANPRHRAAERTIAVGDMVVLDFAGLKDGYGADTTRTVHVGAPTDEERQVHEIVRAAQQAAFEAVRPDVPCEEIDRVARGVIEDAGYGEYVVHRTGHGIGVTTREPPYLVEGERQPLAPGMCFSIEPGVYLPGRFGVRIEDVVTCTETGGRRLNTTPHEMAIVT
- a CDS encoding GyrI-like domain-containing protein, which codes for MSTPGTEPQLVHLDPATTAVIRGVVPMDRLRDFFDASFRTLALTIDAQRIVVASPAFCIHHGLPGHGHPEHGLPGHGLPGENLDLEVGFATDRAVRPQGDVVAGSLPGGLVARLTHIGPYDALGASWERLHSWLRAQGLSAGENRWETYVTRPTPEMDPRELRTELNWPVAH
- a CDS encoding LAETG motif-containing sortase-dependent surface protein encodes the protein MSIARRVTARRLLGTGAAALVLCAAPASAAWATGTPGGDGWKSGGTYKPGTGAGTETGTDRCQFSLDGTGFFDSVKVDDQNLKPTDDGKVHIKVRTAGDATTCTASLASYLAHGATFATSGEQVFVDFDTVTVKPGQTESLDIAVPDAGCFAQIDLYRGAVKFDGKLDADDGFQHGDLPAGPDRTVIKDKLIAAWNGGTKNCTTPPATEEPPSTPTPPPSTPEEPTEPSTPVEETTTPPATEPPATETPSTETPTPSPSESTTAPAPQPNGGGDNLAETGGSSATGPIAIGAAVLLAGGAGIVLATRRRRAARS
- a CDS encoding carboxypeptidase regulatory-like domain-containing protein, encoding MSRSRKSAALVGIAVAGAIAALCGPSPAAAYAGEPGRELWGAVTIGPGREGVVEVTGYAGPPLAAGSALTLRAPDGVAVTGVPLDAQGYRGALARDGGSGTYTFTGSAAAQAWRGRAFPFVLAVPADAVPGTRLRGCALRLTDASGAVRERGACAVTVGLPEPTLTRPQSGVPLPDRPEVSGTAYPGAQVTVRDAIENEVCATTAAPDGTWSCVPGPALAAGAGRLQATASLNGVSAMSEQIQIVVAGGAAKALSKSGR